A genomic stretch from Carcharodon carcharias isolate sCarCar2 chromosome 27 unlocalized genomic scaffold, sCarCar2.pri SUPER_27_unloc_1, whole genome shotgun sequence includes:
- the LOC121273715 gene encoding zinc finger protein 664-like: protein MEKLWKCADCGKGFRFPSALETHRRIHTGERPFTCSTCRKGFTDSSTLRKHQHVHTGERPFTCSECGKGFRDSSHLLTHQRVHTKERPFTCSECGKGFSHTSHLLTHQRVHTGERPFTCSVCWKGFTQSCNLVMHQRVHTGERPLTCSLCGKRFNHLSNLLRHQRAHSGERPFTCSECGKGFTDSSNLLRHQRVHSG from the coding sequence ATGGAGAAGCTGTGGAAATGTGcggactgtgggaagggtttccGGTTCCCGTCTGCgctggaaactcatcgacgcattcacactggggagaggccgttcacttgTTCCACgtgtaggaagggattcactgattcatccacCCTTCGGAAACACCAGcatgttcacactggggagaggccgttcacttgctccgagtgtgggaagggattcagggATTCATCCCACCTGTTGACACACCAGCGCGTTCACACcaaggagaggccattcacttgctcAGAGTGTGGCAAGGGATTCAGTCAtacatcccacctgctgacacaccagcgagttcacacgggggagagaccgttcacctgctctgtgtgttggaagggattcactcagtcttgCAACCTGGTGAtgcaccagcgggttcacactggggagaggccgctCACCTGCTCTTTGTGTGGAAAGCGATTCAATCActtatccaacctgctgagacaccagcgagctcacagtggagagaggccattcacctgctctgaatgtgggaagggattcactgattcatccaacctgctgagacaccagcgagttcactccggg